Proteins co-encoded in one Brevinematia bacterium genomic window:
- a CDS encoding homoserine O-acetyltransferase, with amino-acid sequence MKRFKIVKKTRSGEIIEEKTEEETVGLTKTEVVKLFQTGLELESGAILPGPVEVAYECYGNLNEDKSNVILVCHALSGSAHAAGYSRELSEGVLDGNTEGWWEDVIGPNKGIDTKKYFVICSNFLGSCYGTTGPTSINPETGEIYGLSFPVITIGDMVKLQRELIAHLGIKKILTVIGGSMGGMQALEWSLMYPDMIESAIVIAATANCSAQNIAFDAVGRNAIISDPNWAKGEYMKRGTFPGKGLSIARMIGHITYLSGESMDRKFGRKFIDQKTYDVDEFDFEVESYLDYQGEKFVQRFDANSYLYITKAMDYFDLPQKYGDGDLKKAFSRAKCRYLFISFSSDWLFPPSESMEMVSALLSINNDVSYVNIDSIHGHDSFLVDTEVENNVIRAFIDSVFEKVKAGKEYEDKKGPRDNI; translated from the coding sequence ATGAAGAGGTTTAAGATAGTTAAAAAGACAAGATCGGGAGAGATAATAGAAGAAAAAACAGAAGAAGAAACAGTAGGTCTTACTAAGACAGAAGTAGTTAAGCTATTTCAGACAGGGCTAGAACTAGAGTCTGGTGCAATTTTACCTGGTCCTGTGGAGGTAGCTTACGAATGTTATGGAAATCTAAACGAAGACAAAAGTAATGTAATATTAGTTTGTCACGCTCTTTCAGGCTCTGCACATGCTGCAGGATACTCAAGAGAACTAAGTGAAGGAGTGTTAGATGGCAATACTGAAGGATGGTGGGAAGATGTTATTGGTCCTAACAAAGGCATAGATACCAAAAAATACTTTGTTATATGCTCTAATTTCCTGGGTAGTTGTTACGGCACCACAGGCCCTACCTCAATAAATCCTGAAACCGGGGAGATTTATGGGCTCTCCTTCCCAGTTATAACTATTGGTGACATGGTCAAACTTCAAAGAGAACTAATAGCACATCTAGGAATTAAAAAGATCCTTACGGTTATTGGAGGTTCAATGGGAGGAATGCAGGCTCTAGAGTGGTCATTGATGTATCCAGATATGATTGAAAGCGCGATAGTAATAGCAGCAACTGCGAATTGCTCAGCCCAGAACATAGCCTTTGACGCCGTAGGTAGAAATGCAATAATATCCGATCCTAATTGGGCAAAAGGAGAGTATATGAAAAGGGGAACCTTTCCAGGGAAAGGTCTAAGTATAGCTAGAATGATAGGCCACATAACCTACTTAAGCGGAGAATCTATGGACAGAAAATTTGGTAGGAAGTTTATAGATCAGAAAACCTACGATGTTGATGAGTTTGACTTTGAAGTTGAGAGCTACCTTGACTACCAAGGAGAAAAGTTTGTCCAAAGATTTGATGCAAATTCCTACCTTTATATTACCAAAGCTATGGACTACTTTGACTTACCACAGAAATACGGAGATGGAGATCTCAAAAAAGCTTTCTCCAGAGCTAAATGCAGATACCTTTTTATCTCCTTCTCCTCAGATTGGCTTTTCCCTCCATCGGAGTCTATGGAGATGGTCTCTGCTCTACTCTCAATAAACAATGACGTTTCTTACGTAAATATTGACTCCATACACGGACATGACTCCTTTCTGGTAGATACTGAGGTAGAAAACAATGTGATTAGAGCTTTCATTGATTCTGTATTTGAAAAAGTGAAGGCAGGGAAAGAGTATGAAGATAAGAAAGGACCTAGAGATAATATCTAA
- the metW gene encoding methionine biosynthesis protein MetW: MKIRKDLEIISNIIEPESRVLDLGCGKGELLLYLKEKKRVSGFGVEIDLNEVIECLSKGLNVIHYDINLGLSFIDDNSFDYVVLSKTIQQLKSPGKLLEEVIRISRRAIISFPNFGNIKIRSYLLCRGQMPVTSELPYSWFDTPNIHLFTYRDFVNLCKIKKVRIEKIIPIVKLGSKTMVLRFLPNLLSDEVIVVVHK, encoded by the coding sequence ATGAAGATAAGAAAGGACCTAGAGATAATATCTAACATAATAGAACCCGAATCAAGAGTTCTAGACTTAGGATGCGGTAAGGGAGAATTACTACTGTATCTGAAAGAGAAAAAGAGGGTATCCGGCTTTGGAGTGGAGATAGATCTTAACGAAGTAATAGAGTGCTTATCCAAGGGTCTAAACGTCATCCACTATGACATAAATCTAGGACTGTCATTCATAGACGATAACTCCTTTGACTACGTTGTTCTAAGCAAAACAATACAACAGCTTAAGTCTCCCGGCAAGCTCTTAGAGGAGGTGATAAGAATCTCCAGACGAGCTATAATAAGCTTCCCTAACTTCGGAAACATAAAGATCAGAAGCTATCTGCTCTGTAGAGGACAAATGCCTGTAACCTCAGAACTTCCCTATTCCTGGTTTGATACTCCTAATATTCACCTCTTTACCTACAGAGACTTTGTGAACCTTTGTAAAATCAAAAAAGTCAGGATAGAGAAGATCATCCCCATAGTAAAGCTGGGTTCGAAAACCATGGTTTTAAGATTTCTTCCTAATCTTTTGTCAGACGAGGTGATAGTGGTAGTGCATAAATAA
- a CDS encoding glucose-6-phosphate isomerase, whose protein sequence is MARIRLDYNYCLSTYIGSRVGISEEELLSYRSKIEKCHRSLMNKAERELGFYSLPYDEHTARSIKERLKKFKDKFDTQVVLGIGGSGLGPIALQSSLLSYVANELPKDKRKGLKTYIIDNVDPDWFSDIMEIIDPKSTVFVIISKSGSTAETAADFLACFSKFKSVLGSKIKEHVVAVTDPEKGELRKMVNEFDLESFPIPENVGGRFSVLSSVGLVPGELMGIDIFSLLEGAREMDKVSRKPEILENPAYLNALIEYLFYLRGINISVLMPYSTKLSRWADWYVQLWAESLGKKVDVDGAYVYVGPTPVKAVGATDQHSQIQLFKEGPYDKVITFIRVEKFHNEVKMEYDESLSKYSSLNYLMGHSMNELINAEEMATEAALAKEGKPSKTIILPEINEYYIGQMIFLLQVSTAISGELYNINAFDQPGVEEGKNFTYALLGRKGYEEKKKEFESIYNKSSKFII, encoded by the coding sequence ATGGCGAGGATCAGACTTGATTATAATTACTGTCTTTCAACATATATAGGATCTAGGGTGGGGATATCAGAGGAGGAGTTGTTGTCATACAGGAGTAAAATTGAGAAATGTCATCGTAGCCTTATGAACAAGGCTGAGCGTGAGCTTGGATTTTACTCTCTTCCGTATGATGAACATACGGCTAGAAGTATAAAAGAGAGGCTTAAGAAGTTTAAGGATAAATTTGATACTCAGGTAGTTTTGGGGATAGGTGGCTCTGGGCTTGGCCCTATTGCTCTTCAGTCTTCTCTGCTTAGCTATGTGGCGAACGAACTTCCAAAAGATAAAAGGAAAGGTCTGAAGACATACATTATTGATAACGTTGACCCTGATTGGTTTTCAGATATAATGGAAATTATAGACCCAAAGTCCACCGTGTTTGTTATAATAAGCAAGTCTGGATCAACTGCTGAGACTGCTGCTGACTTTCTAGCATGTTTTTCAAAGTTTAAGTCAGTGCTGGGGAGTAAAATCAAGGAACATGTTGTTGCTGTTACAGATCCTGAGAAGGGTGAACTTAGGAAGATGGTGAATGAATTTGATCTGGAGTCTTTTCCTATTCCTGAGAATGTTGGGGGTAGGTTTAGTGTTTTGTCTTCGGTTGGTCTTGTTCCGGGTGAACTTATGGGGATAGACATATTTTCATTGCTTGAAGGAGCTAGAGAGATGGATAAAGTTTCAAGGAAACCCGAGATTTTGGAAAATCCTGCTTACTTGAACGCTCTTATTGAATATCTTTTCTATCTGAGGGGGATAAACATATCTGTTTTGATGCCGTATTCTACGAAGCTTAGTAGATGGGCAGATTGGTATGTGCAACTTTGGGCCGAGAGTTTGGGGAAAAAGGTAGATGTTGACGGAGCTTATGTTTACGTAGGTCCAACCCCAGTCAAGGCTGTTGGCGCAACAGACCAGCATTCTCAAATCCAGCTTTTCAAGGAAGGCCCCTATGATAAAGTCATAACCTTCATAAGAGTGGAGAAATTCCACAACGAGGTTAAGATGGAATACGATGAGTCTTTAAGCAAATACTCTTCTTTGAACTACCTAATGGGGCACAGTATGAATGAGCTTATAAATGCCGAAGAAATGGCTACCGAGGCTGCCTTAGCAAAAGAAGGAAAACCTTCAAAAACTATCATACTCCCAGAAATCAACGAATACTACATAGGGCAGATGATCTTCTTGCTCCAAGTATCCACTGCAATCTCCGGAGAACTTTATAACATAAATGCTTTCGACCAGCCCGGTGTTGAGGAAGGGAAAAACTTTACCTATGCTCTTCTAGGAAGAAAAGGTTATGAGGAAAAGAAAAAAGAGTTTGAAAGCATATATAATAAATCCAGCAAATTCATAATCTGA